In Exiguobacterium sp. 9-2, the genomic window ATGAAACAACCCGAAACAGATGTCGAACGACTCGTTGGACAAGGGGATGCCTTGACGGACGCGCTCTACTTCATCATGGGAAGCTTTGTTGAGATCGGGCTTGATCCGGCTCCATTGTTTGAGATCGTTCAACGTGCCAATATGGCGAAGCTTGGACCGGACGGAAAACCAATCTTCCGAGAATCTGACCAAAAGGTCATGAAACCAGAAGGCTGGCAACCACCGGAACCACAGCTTGAAGCAGAAGTACGTCGACAAATTGCTGCGGCTTCGAGTATGTCAAAAGCTTGATTCAAAATAACAAAAAGAGGGATGACTGGTACATACACCGGTCATCCCTCTATTTTTCATCTATTCACTTCTTACTTGATAACGCGATAAATCGAGTTGACGGATTGTAAGGAACTCGACACCTTCTGCTTCAAGTGCCAGCCGTTGTTCATCGCCTTCGAGCGATAGTTTTCCGCCAGCAGCAAGCACGCGGTGCCACGGTAGACGTTCCGTCTTACTCATGCTGTGAAGAATTCGCGCCACTTGTCGTGCGCTACGCGGATGAC contains:
- a CDS encoding MGMT family protein — encoded protein: MTPFTEDVLTIIRSIPAGRVMTYGQVARLAGHPRSARQVARILHSMSKTERLPWHRVLAAGGKLSLEGDEQRLALEAEGVEFLTIRQLDLSRYQVRSE